Genomic window (Vitis riparia cultivar Riparia Gloire de Montpellier isolate 1030 chromosome 4, EGFV_Vit.rip_1.0, whole genome shotgun sequence):
actgtaataattgcaaatccgatttctgatttcttaatgaagatgcatgggcatataggatTATTcatatacccttcttttagcaagtattcgctaaggtgATTGTAtcacatgcgtccagattgctttaatccatacaaggattgTTGTAACTTGAtcgagtacatgctacgaggctttggACAATTTgtttcaggcaatttaaatccttcagggattttcattatatatcattatccatgaatccatataaatatgttgtaataacattcatgagacgcatatctagtcctcctgggactgccaaactaattaagaaatgatatGTGATTGCGTCTATGACAGAAGAGAatgtttcctcatagtcaaTACCAGATTTttacgagaaaccttgtgctactaattgcactttatatcttatgatctcattattctcattgtgttttcgtacaaatacccatttttaCCCAACAAGTTTACATCTCCTGGTGTTTGGACTATAAGTCAAAAAACTTcttattttgttaatgagtttaactttgcttgtataacttctttccattttggccaatcatttttatgtcagcattcttccacatttcgtggttcagtatcttcatcatttcttatgaaggccacttggaaagtgaaaataatatttttttgatcccatttttctcccgtgtattcataacttactgagatctcacaatttttagGTACTTGTGCCTCTTCAaaggcttcttgttcaatatatgtgcctctttaggggctttttgttcaatatatgtgcctcttcaggggcttcttgtaTTATTTGTGTCTCTTCTAGgactatagatttatcaattttaaactgatcaattattttttatagcctttttagagtgccaagtttttatTGGGTTCTCCTATTCCgaggagttacatcctttgaggcgacaggtctaccacgcttcaggcgtatcttatattaatttgttaattGTCCTATAAGGACATCAATCCATGCTAGAGTATTTGCAGTCGAGATATAtgactttgttactttctttgtatcaatgaatgcatcttgtaattgatttgtaagattttgcaaatgaatgatcctttcaacttctagttcacattgatttgtacgatgatcaagatgagtcaaagtcaatgcattccaaataatttcatgtTGTTTTTCTGGAACtggtttttttccccttaacgacgagaaaattgtctcattaaaatgataatttgcaCCAAATGTTGTTagaaaattaggctaatccaatctgtggtaatcaccttagagggaggtgaatagggtgatggtctctttttgcaaatttaaactatgtgaatgtaagagacgaATATAtgcaattatataataaaaaaatatagagacaattgcatataaagtaaaagagtagagaagagaaaatgcaaacacaagattttatagtggttcggtgcAACCCGatctacatccactctcctctagcttcaatcccaagtttgaggttccactaattcaaggcttccaaaccaacccttcaagcaatacaattggattatgattctaatccaccatcttggacttttggcttcAAACACCCTTTACAATTCTCAAGATATACCTCACTCTtaaacaacctctcaagtgatatcccacacttgagaatcttattctcaaagatatacaaataattgatctcacaaaatcctagtacaaaaactttaagctcaaatgatacaagaaaattaggattgaaaggtgcactaatgatatgcaagttttagaacaatggtacACTCAAAACACTCTTTCaaagctcaaatatattcaagaaagttTTGGGAAGGTTGAACTAttcaacaatgaagatttagagcctttttatagaggaaaaaaaccaaattagccgttgggggttcgactgATCAAGCCGGGGGTCAACCGGTTAACTGGCctttagcatttaatgtttggtaggtgaccgttggacctcgatcggaccttgaccaaaccttgaccggttgaagtGTGGGTCGACCGATTCCTCATCCGGTTGAACAGCCAttctagaagagagagaaggttctTTCCACCCCTCAACCAGTTGAGCTGGCAGTCGATTGGTTACTATTCACACCCTTGACCAATTGAACTAGGGGTCGACCTATTCCTAGACCAGTTGAGCCGTTTTtagctcaacaaccaactttttcaatttaaaaccttttaaacaagtttgaaaaacatttgacacaaggttttagttgaaaacatgaaatcatccaattttaaaatatttaaaacaaaataactcttagatgattttggtgcataagtaaagaatgtaatgcatgaaaatcctagtgcaccaacaaccttacaaagagatcttatgaagtttgggtcttgaaaaacacttctctttgaggtggtcttcttcttcatgatttttccttgacttgatttgtctttgtgattgccactttggaaatcgttttgcctaatcacactttaaatataatcattagttttaaacattgttttgttatcatcaaaaccgagattaaccaaacattGGCTTCACACATGTCATTCTACCTTAtaagtgtataggtagactagtcactaaataaaaacttttggttttataatgtacatcCATATGACATTTTACCCCAGGAGACCAAGTTGATCttaaagtgtcattcacatgaaatcaaatactactagtgacataATATAAACTCTTCTGGAGTCTTTAATTAGGTTTCTATCACctgatatagtattaacattgtcTGTCATCAATGTTGTTTAATTAATGAGACAAAAATTTCATCAaagtaacaagtcataaaacattATCATAAAGACTTCGTCTTCATAgagtttaataaatattatcatagagaaagagttaaaatcaattgaaaaatattagtcatcgattataacttaatttaacaAGTTGTGTAAAAGTAATGagagcatatataacacaataaaacaaatatgaaaagataatttaaagttatatatttcgtaagtatctcacacatttgattttgtaagtgttgagcaatttatacatgaaacaactaggaagtatttcaataatcaaactaattgtagtgatGGATCAAGGTAGTAGAGAGATCCATGTatcttcaaatataaataaagaaaagagtttaaatgataaataataaaatgtgaaataaactataaaaaatgaacaataaacaatgtgttaaaaaatgataacaaaataaacctatttgcaaagaactaaataaaaacacaacgtttaatcataacaaacatttccatcaccaattaGATGGTCAATTTTCCAATTAAGATTCTTAAAGAAATCTGAAACATCTAAATGGGTTAGATCCACTTGGCCATCACTATCAATGAAGTTTATTTcaacttcctttctttttattgatgtttggtaaaggtcgaccacATGTTTGGGCATACGACAAATACGCGACCAATACCCATTCATATCACATCTATAACacttattctcatggttcttaggaggtttatcttgtaaacactgcctattttcttgttttacctcaatattattccacttctggtggtgcaatgaggctttcattttatgataatttggtgaattattactataagaaccatggtatcggggatttcttccacaACCACATCCTCGTCAtcgtccacgagtttgggacaATATTACATTCACTTAAGGGAATGATTCAAATCTAGTTGGACGAGATTGGTGATTACTcatcaaaaactcattttttgtaAACCTTAATGGAGATGATGACCAAAGAAAATCAGTGTTTTTGCACGATCCTAgaaggatgcttgatttccttattTGATCATAGCTCAAAgattcattgacaattttgttttgaataacttctagttatacaagagaattagaaattgtatgcataatttctGGTTATAAAactattgttaataaaaattgttttccataattcctgttgtgaaaaataagtgagtacaaaagaaaaaaattaaaagccaatatttttcataactttgaattatgatcattttgttaaaaacaataaaatatgcaaatttgtacatagcttcagactatgaactatttatgtataacttatagtaacacaatataattaaaagaaattaaaagttaatatatatatatatatatatatatatatatatatatatatatatatatatagcttcaggctatgaaccATTCATTAGGTAGATTTGTGTATAGTTTCGGGTTATGAACTTTCATTAtataaatttgtacatagcttcaggctatgaacattatttatttatttactttatagcttttggctataatattgtttggtataacttctagttataccgtataattaaaaataaataattatggatcatatacataacttctggttatgtatttgtaattttataattttccccataacttttggttatagggattgcacatatttttttataacttttggttatagggattgtatatatttttcataacttctggttataggaattatacaaatttatgtatataaataaaataagtaaaaatagagAGTCAAAGAGTGATAAAgtataaaatcattatataagtttatcacatacctttttgtgagaaagaagagagaagatctttctatttctttgaaGGGAAGAAcgtctttctatttttctaaagAGAATAAcgtctttcttatttatttgaatagagaaaaatctttatatttattttgtaaagatTATTCATATTGATAACgtgttataaaattataaagtaaaaagagaaattagaatgtacGAAAAGAATAGAATAAATTGTCATTAAAAGTATCTCCCTTTTATATGaagtcacaaagagatatacatcaatatgagTGATCATCCACTAGTTTCCATAATCcgataaattttcatattttataacagacctatattaaaaaattaataatttaaaaaccatttaaataaatttgaggtatataaaatctcttttcttaaattttaaaaaaaaattaaaataattttaaaaaatgtaagataaatttatatttttttataaactacttttatattaaaaaaaaaaaaaaaacaggatcTATATCcaagcaaattttatttttttatttttttatttatatccaatGTAAATAATTGCATGCACGTTCTACATCCACTGAGTCTAGACTTGTATGATGCATTTCAGGAAGAGGCCAAAGTGAAGCGAAAAGCGAAGGCTCGTGCTCCTTCCACAAAAAACGGTGTCGTTTTTAAATTCGTCAACAATGGCTTGCTTTGGCTGTTCGGCGGTCGGCCAAGTCTGTGACCTACAAGTGACACGTGTCATGGAGAGGAAATAATCTCACTGTCCCGCATTGAGTTGACACTTTAACGGATAAGCTCCATCCGCCACGTGGCTAATATgtccaattttcctttttttttggtacGATTTGATATGAAGCATGCCCTTTAGTGGCCCAATCTCAGTGTCAATCAGTTGGGTTAAATTAAAAGAAGGGAGACAAAAAGTTTGAAATGACTCCGCCCAAAACCCTTACCGTTGAATCATTTCATTGTGATGATTATGACATTTACCCTAAGTTGTTTCTCACAAAATTCGAGAAAAAAttaggaaggaaaaaaattaatgattctTTTTGGTATTCTTCGCGATTGATCCGGAAAAATAgcgaataattaaaaataagaaataaaaatgataagaaatattCATTATCCCgatttattttaagattgttcgaatttttataaatgagtGAAAATTATAACACATCGTTTTTCAATAAATACAACTTATTTTAAAAGACGTGTCttgattttaaaagatataagaTTGTGTTTGGTGTCTTAAGACAATTCTTCAAATGATGTGTCTAATATTTTCAAGTACATATCTTTTAAAGGTCACCGTCAAATCTATAAATAGAGACTCCTCATGAcatattcattcattcatttatcaattctttctactttttctcatttattatcaTTCAAGTCATCATTAACTTCAAGTCTACAAAATAGTACAAATTAccaaataatttgttatttctTGTGATTTCAAGTGTTACTATCACAAAAAAGTAATCGTTGTATCTTGAAAGACGATCGTCAACATACTGTAAGTGCTTAAGCATAACAAATTCGTCATAAGGACATAGAGTCAAACTTTAGGTTCGATCAACTTTATTTTTGAGTTTCCATTTTCTACTTCATTTTATTCGTATATTTATTATACACATTTATTATCCATGTATTTTCAATGATTTGGATAacaaatgtatataaaaaaaaaagtatcacattaattaaaaacttttataatacttTTACAAATTATCACTTTGCTCGGGTTGAGAATGGATGGGTTACCTCCATCTAGATCTAACCTGGTTTATCccattatttaaattaattttcatctatgatccaaaaaaattataatattcttataaaaaaaatttattttaaaaatatcatctaaaacacttataatattttttaaaattatttctttgcCTAGGATGGCAATAGGTTGAATACTTCCATTTTCGTTATAGGTGGTAAAGTTTGATATAATTCACAGACATGATACAAACTCAACATGCATGCTTTTTATGGGTTTAGGTTGAATATAAGTAAGTTTTAGATCAAATTTATATCGACTTGCATAACTcgtttaataaatcaataattttttaatctaatttgcataacacaaatttgacttaaaattgactaattttataatcttattattaacctaattatatattaaaattatttaactcgttttaaattaatttttaaataaataagtcaattgagtcataaatatgtttgacatgattattattcatatcaaaAGGTAGGATACGTTTTAATATTGCACAAATACAACCCACTAACAtgaaatttaaatcaattttcattctagccctaaaaaaatttaaacaaaacaattacaaaatgaaattttctcCTACTCACCTCATCTCTtcacatttatttctttttattattctaattttttttactatataaaataataaacataatttataattaaacaaatacaacaattttttattttatgtatccAAGAAGAGAAAAGTgcattaaattacttttatttaactATATCTTGTTAGAGACGTATCCAAAAAAACAACTCATCCCTTGCTATCTCTATCCCATTGCTTACATGAGAATTAAGgcatcattaatattttttctatccACGAGATTCTAAAGAGGAGACATGAGTTGTGTTGTATAGAAGGATTGAAGGTAGCGTGACAAGTAGGGTTTGATACTAACCAAACACAACATTATTAGCCTATTTTGGTAGATTGTCTAATCTTGGCCTTGGACTAAGCCACATTGTCATTATCCCTTTCTTGTTTGGTAGATCAGATGTCAATTCTTCTTCCTCAACATCACCCCTAATCCTAGGCTCTTAGCTGCCAAACACATCCTTTAAATACATGGCACTTTCTCCCactttccttccaaaccccactttacaaaaatatctattctctttattatttttttattaaaatttaaaacaaatgtagCCAACTTTAATGTTAAATTATGTAGAGACTAGAGggaacatatttaaaaattattttaaaatttagatatttataaagaaacaaataaaaccataaaatatttaattaaaaaaatattataatataaagcCCACCATTTGatgattaatttttcttaaaaatattacaaaatttgatttcaaaaattattgtgaatcatttttcaatcatGGATGACGTagaattcttcaattttctttattttttatttttttatttataattcataCACTCtagtaataaaattattcaaatagatttaaaaaaaaaaaaaccgtaaAATTACAAAAGTTGACGAGGGCATGATTTGGAGGTGAGATCCTCTTGGAAGAATACACCACCCCACATTGAGATCAAAGGATCATCATCCATGCACACACTTGATTGGTGTTAATGCACCGTACCCAAACAACACCCCTGGCACGTGAAACACCAACCAAACATCTATTCACACTGCATTCCCTGAACTGCCCCCTACCTCTTTGCTCAACTTGAGGCTATGACCAGTGGGCATTTCAGGAATTCAGGCTGCCACTGCAACTCTCCTCCCCTCCCGTCCAATGGATGAGTTTAACTGGAATTACCAAAATGTCCCCACCAGACGAACACAACACAGGTCACACAGCTTGgaaaaaagttaatattttggacataaaaatgaatgaaaatatgacGATATGTTGAAATTGCCCACGCTTTATATGCCATCTATGCAACAAGCGGTGGGCATTTCAGTAATACGTCTCCTCCCTTTCATGTGCATGAGTACACTGACCAAAATGCCCTTACGTATTATAGGGCATATTTGAACAAAAGTTGAAGACTGTGGACGGTAATAGAAATAAACCCGGAATCTAAACATGGCCCAAAActatcaaaaatttaaaaaccacCTCCGAAATGGAAAATACCTTACTTTCCAGTCCCTCTTCCGATCATCTCCTTGTACCTTATGATCGAATCCAGCCTCTGCAACTTCAATTGCTGCTTGAACTTGTTGATGAAGTCGTCGGCCTTCGCGTCCACCTCCTCATCGTCTTCGTCACCCTCCGCCACCGTCGCTTTAGCCTTCCCCTCCCTCACAGTCGCCGGTCGGCGACTCTCCACAATGTCACCCTCCTCAAAATGCGCGAACGTCGACTTCGCACTCGCCgacttcttcatcttcttagACAGCCTCGCTGGAGTTTCACCGGACGCCGGCTCCTGATCCGACTTGGTCCTCTCAAAGGGCCGCCCCTGAATCTGACCGTAAATCTCATCTAAGGTTTTCGGGCTTTCCCCTTCACGACTCTCCGATTCCGGTTCCCGCTCCAGCTCTGGCTCTGGTTCCGGTTGGTGGGTGTGCAGAAGAGCGAAACGGGTGTCCTGTTCAGGTAGCTTTTCAGCGATGGAGGGAGTTACGGTGGTGGGTTCCTGAGACCTGTAGCTGTGGAAGTTAATGGACTTGAGCCTCTGCAACACAGAGGGAGATCTGGGAAGCTGGGGCTGTGGGTCTTGGGAGCTGTCCCGAGGCTGCCGATGGGGTCTTTGAGTCCCCAGACCAGAGGTGACAAAAATGGTACCGATCATCAGGttgaggaggaggaagaggacAGCGGGTGTGAACCAGCTGTTCATGGAAGCCCAGATCGACGGTATAGACATGGATTCTTCAAACATGGTTCTTCTCCACCacagaagaaaaaagaagagaaaagaaaagagagtgGCTTTGCAGAgatgtagagagagagagagagagagagagcactaCCTAAAGAGACCAAAGACGAgatggatttttatttatttgtgtggtgatttttggtattttaattattattaataattttccttatttttccatcatttttaattttcagaaTCCCGAGGAACACGTGGTGGGGAAGGGGGATGAGGGGTTTTTGGAGGAAATCGACAAAGAATAGAATGGTGGTGGGTTGGAGTAAATGTAAGGCCCTAGTTGCATTTAATAAGATGTCCAAGCATTTATCTTCTTTATATTtccattaaataataataataatatataaattaaataattatttattttccattattgttgtacttaattttattttaaggtaaaaaataattatagaaatatgAGGTGGATTCAAAAGTGAGTGGAGTAGGGTTGGTTAGTTAtggaatatgatataaaaatgagaaaaataaaaatctagagaTTAGGGTAATCATGACAATTATGCACTTTTATGTAACCATTTGTGGGAAAAGTCAAGGCCTAACAACTAGTGAGCCACCCTAAGATTCCTAGAGAATGATCcatcaaataatttgaattttacccttttggattttattttattttttattttggctaGTGactccttttcctcttttttaatCATGCACACCCACAACACTATGTGGGTGACCTCTatgatttcttaatttttgggcttgtggaaattaaatattatttttggattttttttattttttagtaaagGCATTGTTAAAATAGTTTTACTCTATAttccaataatatttttattaaaattaaaaataatttgattttttattttatttttaatgtttaaatgtATAAATATCTAGATTGTGGTTGTGTTTCAAAACACATTTTGTCTTATCCTTTTTTTAGGCAATGCTTTATTAGCCTTATATAGTGGGGTCATGTCTTATTTAAATATGGTAGACTTTGTTTAGGATAATAttgctaattttttatatgagaaattatttttagaggaGCAAAACTTATTGAATCAACGAAAGCTAAGTCAAGTTAAAAGAAGCATGAAAGCTCCAAAAAAAAtgtctccttttttatttcaagaaaaaCTTCTTTATCCTTTGCTTATTTACCTCTCTTTATTTAGCACTGAAACTCTTTCTACTTATGAATGAGACTATTCATTTGACGGTCTCATATATAAGACTTGCACCCTTACGCATGAATGTCTAGAGTGAAATATCTATCACAATCATCCTTACTAGTCGCTTAGGGGTATGGATCTCGATGAGGTTTCTTCTATGAAAGAACTTCTTATATAAGTCAAAATAGAGTTTTTAtgagaaacaatatttttttaaaacttttacattaagctttattttatgtgataagttttttgaacaaaattaagtaaatactttaaaaatccctaattgatcttttttttaaaaaaaaaaaaaataaacaaacaaaaaaaacttagtTTCTTATATGTCGAACCAAACAGGGTCTTTGAGTGCTCAATGCAAGTCTATGCAATGTATGGTGGGCTTTTAGCTATTAAACTTTTACTTCTGACTAAGTCAATTCTAGGAAATGACCCCTTGAATGGTATTCTCTAAGCATCAAAACTCAAGATTTGTACAAGATAAAGTGAATTCAATTGTTTAATTGTATGCTAATCATGGCATGACCTTGACACATCATGGCAACTTGTGGTATGACCTTGATAGGGGACTTTGCCACAAGCATGACAATTCACCTTGGTATGACCCATGTCCTGCCCTCCTATCCTATGGCTCAATCAAATGCATGTGATACCAACATCTCATAAGAATGTTATTGAGTTGATTTGTCACTAGTCATATACTCTCTTCGAGATTAAACTATGCTAGTATGGATATTAGGGTTGTAATTTGGATAGGTTGAATTTGCCCTACCTATATGCTACTTGAGGTTCATGCTAGCCTCAACAAGATTTGAATATCAAacttgagataaaaaaaatattaataattgatatAATTGAAAGTGCAAGCAATTCATCAAAATCTGAACATGCctgtaattatttattaattaattttaattatattatttattactctatttaaaatacaaaaaaccaTTAAAACTGATAAATAATAGCTTCTAatctttgtcattttttattatattaaattaataattttatccttttttttttttgtttataaattgcTCAAGTATCATGAATGTTAAGTTGataattgataatatattttataaatttaagacatatttaatttttaatattttattccatgATATGATTTACAATCATAAAATTCAGTCCgaaagcaataataataataataataataattaatattattgtttCTACTTCTAATGCTTACATGGTCAAATGATAGGAACTATAtaaggatttaaaattttttttttccttaggatattttgtttttggctaGTGActccttttcccctttttaatCATGCACACCCACATCACTATGTTGGTTCCCTCTACGATTTCTTAAATTTTGGGcctaatttttggaaattaaatattatatttggattatttttatttttgtagtagagGCATTGTTAAAATAGTTTTACTCTATAttccaataatatttttattaaaattaaaaataatttgattttttattttatttttaatgtttagatGTATAAATATCTAGATTGTGGTTGTGTTTCAAAACACATGTTGTCTTATCTTTTTTTAGGCAATGTTTTATTAGCCTTATATAGTGGGGTCATGTCTTATTTAAATATGGTAGACTTTGTTTGGGATAATATTGCTAATTTTAatatgagaaattatttttagaggaGCAAAACTTATTGAAGCAACATAAGTTAAGTCAAGTTAAAGGAAGTACTAAAGTCCCAAAAAATGTCTCTTTTTTTACTTCaagaaaaacttatttatttttgcttatttGTCTCTCTTCGTTTAGCACTGAAACTCTTTTTACTTGTGAATAAGATTGTTCATCTGACGGTCTTGTATATAATACCTGCACCCTTACTCGATGCATGATATGTTTAGAGTGAAACATCTATCGCAGTCATCCTTACTAGTCGCTTGGAGGTATGAATCTCGATGAGGTTTCTTCTATGAAAGAACTTCTTATATAAGTCAAAATAGAGTTTTTATGagaaacaatattttctttttaaacttttacATTAAGCTTTATTTTATGCTATAAGTTTGTTGAACAAAATTAAGTAAATACTAATAAAAGCTCcaattgatcttttttttttaaaaaaaaaaacaaaaaacttaatttCTTATATGTTGAACCAAATATGGTATTTGAGTGCTCAAGGCAAGTCTATGCAATGCATAGTGTGCTTTTAGCCGTTAAACTTTTACTTCTGACTAAAGTCAATTCCAGGAAATGACCCCTTGAAGAGTATTCTCTAAGCATCAAAACTCAAGATGTACAAGATAAAGCGAATTCAATTGTTTAATTGGATGCTTGTCATGGCATGATCTTGACACATCATGGCAACTTGTGGTATGACCTTGATAGGGGACTTTGCCATAAGCGAGACAATTCACCTTGGTATGGCCCATGTCCTACCCTTGTATCCTATGGCTCGATCAAATGTATGTGATACCAACATCTCGTGAGAATGTTATTGAGTTGATTTGTCACTAGTCATATACTCTCTCCGAGATTAAGCCATGCTAGTATGGATGTTAGGGTTGCAATTTGGATAAGTTGAATTTGCCCTACCTATATGCTACTGGAGGTTCATGTTAGCCTCAACAAGATTTGAATAGACTAATATCAAACTTgagttcaaaaaatattaataattgatatAAATTGAAAGCGCAAGCAATTCATCAAAATCTTAACATGtatgtaattatttatttattaattttaattatattatttattactttattttgaaTACAAAAACgcttaaaaatgataaagaatagCTTCTAATCTttgtcatttttaattatattaaattaataattttatccttttttttttgtttataaattgcTCAAGTATCATGAA
Coding sequences:
- the LOC117913614 gene encoding pathogen-associated molecular patterns-induced protein A70, translated to MFEESMSIPSIWASMNSWFTPAVLFLLLNLMIGTIFVTSGLGTQRPHRQPRDSSQDPQPQLPRSPSVLQRLKSINFHSYRSQEPTTVTPSIAEKLPEQDTRFALLHTHQPEPEPELEREPESESREGESPKTLDEIYGQIQGRPFERTKSDQEPASGETPARLSKKMKKSASAKSTFAHFEEGDIVESRRPATVREGKAKATVAEGDEDDEEVDAKADDFINKFKQQLKLQRLDSIIRYKEMIGRGTGK